In the Spirochaetota bacterium genome, one interval contains:
- a CDS encoding polymer-forming cytoskeletal protein, with amino-acid sequence MARNAKLAEDNIVNSIIGEGSNFKGEFNINGLLRIDGHFQGTIETDGKVLIGQTGEAITDIKARLVVVGGTVRGNIFATERVIFLSTGVINGTIITPSLIMEDGVKFEGTCTINKRPEEMQ; translated from the coding sequence ATGGCACGAAACGCAAAATTAGCTGAAGATAATATCGTCAACAGCATCATCGGCGAAGGCTCCAACTTCAAGGGCGAGTTCAATATCAACGGCCTCCTCAGGATCGACGGCCACTTCCAGGGCACCATCGAGACGGACGGCAAGGTCCTCATCGGCCAGACCGGCGAGGCCATCACGGACATCAAGGCGCGCCTGGTCGTCGTGGGCGGCACGGTCCGGGGCAACATCTTCGCCACCGAGCGGGTCATCTTTCTGTCGACGGGGGTCATCAACGGCACCATCATCACGCCGAGCCTCATCATGGAGGACGGGGTGAAGTTCGAGGGCACCTGCACCATCAACAAGCGGCCGGAAGAAATGCAATGA
- a CDS encoding sugar phosphate isomerase/epimerase, with protein MRLGFCTMGYLDYTTLEEAVRRIGKIGYKVVDMWAYSPHLGPDLYDAGARRKVMEVIKDSGLDAVALSVNGGGLALHINFSHSNEKIRKKSVEYYIDCVDMAADMKIPIVNMISGHMIHGTSREQAWEWNRECMGEVVAHAKEKGVMMAIHTLTWCESRVVVTLDDALQMMREINSPNCKVMIDTADQNITDPNLSDAVRKAGKDLVYVHCNDNDGVGQGDNHQPPGRGSVNWKAFLSALKEIKYNGDLTVQVHTGYPIDIDAWAIESKEYLKAILRQI; from the coding sequence ATGAGACTGGGCTTTTGCACAATGGGCTATCTTGATTACACGACACTGGAAGAAGCGGTGAGAAGAATCGGGAAGATAGGATATAAGGTCGTAGACATGTGGGCGTACAGTCCTCACCTCGGTCCCGATCTGTATGACGCCGGGGCACGCCGGAAGGTAATGGAAGTAATAAAGGATTCCGGGCTGGATGCGGTGGCGCTCTCAGTCAATGGGGGAGGGTTGGCGCTTCACATCAATTTTTCCCATTCCAATGAGAAAATCAGGAAGAAGTCAGTGGAATACTATATCGATTGCGTTGATATGGCCGCTGACATGAAAATTCCCATCGTCAATATGATCAGCGGCCACATGATACATGGAACATCGCGGGAACAGGCGTGGGAATGGAACCGTGAATGCATGGGTGAAGTCGTCGCACATGCCAAGGAAAAAGGCGTAATGATGGCGATTCACACCCTCACATGGTGCGAATCGCGCGTGGTGGTGACGCTGGACGACGCGCTTCAAATGATGCGTGAAATCAATTCGCCCAACTGCAAGGTAATGATAGATACGGCCGATCAAAACATCACCGATCCGAATCTTTCGGACGCGGTACGAAAGGCGGGAAAAGACCTTGTGTACGTCCATTGCAACGACAACGACGGCGTCGGCCAGGGCGACAATCACCAGCCTCCCGGACGCGGATCGGTCAACTGGAAAGCTTTTCTTTCCGCGCTCAAGGAAATAAAGTATAACGGCGATTTAACGGTACAGGTCCATACCGGATATCCGATCGATATTGATGCCTGGGCGATTGAATCGAAAGAGTACCTTAAGGCAATATTGCGGCAAATATAA
- a CDS encoding MFS transporter, protein MGNTLSKLSLKTKLGYGVCDVGGNLFFTVTAFVLMNYLTDTVGLAAGLAGTALMIGRIWDAFYDPVIGYISDRTRSTMGRRRPYLLAGSIPLFITMIFMFLNPAMFMGGGWQSAANQTFLFIWVTVIYMLLCTSYSTVNIPYNAMVPELTQDFHERTSLNGFRFGFAAIGTLLGAGVALPLVGMFADKTVGFAALGAIFGGAMMITALLTVILVREPAKLRPAESMGILKTYRTVFKNKPYLLILLAYVFHIMGITILSGIAIYYFKYILNHVEGTNIALPILIITALTMIPVSVILSKKIGKKLVYAIGLLIKAFALMIIFFYGHVLGINFMYGMMFFTGIGFGFTYAMPFAIVPDAIEYDYLKTGERREGAFYSIWTWGFKIGQAFAIFVMGWILSLSGYVENVAQTPSAQLGIRLFLGPIPAAILAAGALVLYFYPINEERYRDILRQIKEMEEKKQV, encoded by the coding sequence ATGGGAAACACATTGTCCAAATTATCTCTCAAGACCAAACTCGGTTACGGGGTCTGCGACGTCGGCGGCAACCTCTTCTTCACGGTCACCGCGTTCGTGCTGATGAATTATCTCACCGACACGGTGGGGCTCGCTGCGGGTCTAGCGGGCACCGCCCTCATGATCGGCAGGATATGGGATGCCTTCTACGACCCCGTCATCGGGTACATATCAGACCGCACCAGGAGCACAATGGGGCGACGCAGGCCGTACCTACTCGCCGGCTCGATCCCCCTCTTCATAACCATGATATTCATGTTTCTCAATCCGGCGATGTTCATGGGAGGGGGCTGGCAGAGTGCCGCGAACCAGACTTTTCTTTTCATATGGGTGACGGTGATCTACATGCTGCTCTGCACCTCGTACTCGACGGTCAACATCCCCTACAACGCCATGGTGCCCGAGCTGACGCAGGACTTCCACGAGCGCACCAGCCTCAACGGGTTCCGCTTCGGGTTCGCGGCGATAGGAACGCTCCTGGGCGCCGGCGTGGCCCTTCCCCTCGTCGGGATGTTCGCGGACAAGACCGTCGGGTTCGCCGCCCTGGGCGCGATCTTCGGCGGCGCCATGATGATCACCGCTCTGCTGACCGTCATATTGGTACGGGAACCGGCGAAGCTTCGGCCCGCCGAATCGATGGGGATATTGAAAACCTACCGCACGGTCTTCAAAAACAAGCCGTACCTTCTTATCCTCCTTGCCTACGTGTTCCACATCATGGGCATAACCATTCTGAGCGGCATCGCCATCTATTATTTCAAGTACATACTCAATCACGTTGAAGGGACCAACATAGCGCTGCCAATTCTGATTATCACCGCGCTGACGATGATCCCGGTGAGCGTCATCCTGTCCAAAAAAATCGGTAAGAAGCTCGTCTACGCGATCGGCCTTCTCATTAAAGCTTTCGCGCTCATGATCATCTTCTTCTACGGCCATGTTCTCGGCATCAATTTCATGTACGGCATGATGTTTTTTACCGGGATCGGGTTCGGCTTCACCTATGCTATGCCCTTTGCGATAGTCCCTGACGCGATCGAGTACGATTACCTCAAAACCGGCGAGCGCCGGGAGGGAGCCTTCTACAGCATATGGACCTGGGGGTTTAAGATCGGCCAGGCCTTTGCCATTTTTGTCATGGGGTGGATCCTCAGCCTGTCCGGATACGTTGAGAACGTAGCACAGACGCCCTCTGCTCAGCTTGGCATCCGCCTTTTCCTCGGACCAATACCGGCAGCCATACTCGCCGCGGGCGCCCTTGTACTTTATTTTTATCCCATCAACGAGGAGAGATACCGGGATATTCTCCGGCAGATCAAGGAGATGGAAGAAAAAAAGCAGGTGTAG
- a CDS encoding DUF327 family protein, producing the protein MIEITGARARKDEKEKITKKGKLSSVKHGSKTFSSELQKTMAIDIDGTIDELMEDLKDQEKRFLDTQSEYDLLRYKALVQKIIKQILAEGLQEKTLKRKKKNWGDYVIIEKINTRLLDLTNAITRQNKAFNLLKTIEEIRGLILDLVY; encoded by the coding sequence ATGATCGAGATCACCGGGGCGCGCGCCCGAAAAGACGAAAAGGAAAAGATCACCAAGAAGGGAAAGCTCTCCTCCGTGAAGCACGGGAGCAAGACCTTCTCCTCTGAGCTGCAGAAGACCATGGCCATCGATATCGACGGCACCATCGACGAGCTCATGGAGGACCTGAAAGACCAGGAAAAGCGCTTCCTCGATACGCAGTCCGAATACGACCTGCTCCGCTACAAGGCCCTGGTGCAGAAGATCATCAAGCAGATCCTCGCCGAGGGACTGCAGGAAAAGACCCTGAAGCGCAAGAAGAAGAACTGGGGCGATTACGTCATCATCGAGAAGATCAATACCAGGCTCCTGGACCTCACCAACGCCATCACCAGACAGAACAAGGCCTTCAATCTCCTGAAAACCATCGAAGAAATCCGCGGGTTGATACTGGACCTGGTCTACTAA
- a CDS encoding NAD-dependent epimerase/dehydratase family protein: protein MTTKKSANLAVLITGGAGFLGRALVGELLKKDGASLSPDRIRILDSKPPSWDHDGRVIFMKGDIRSPEDLDRACRGVDLVYHCAAAIDWGQRPRSFLYGVNVNGTANVIAATARCGARGLVYTSTMDVIYDGGAIVDGDETIPYPAKFTMTYAETKAIAEQEVLRANGMERPSAPPLKTCVIRPCGMFGEADPYHVSSCLKMAQSGRLAFRIGSGRALFQHVYVGNVAHAHVLAGKSLMEKDGAASGNVYFITDFKAKNFFDYMEPILEGIGSPMPPRSRSVPMPVMYALGVLCEGASWLCRPFVRLAPVISRTSVNMVCKDFTFKSEKAASDLGYRPLYTEEEAIARTVSYFRANGPV, encoded by the coding sequence ATGACGACAAAGAAATCAGCGAACCTTGCGGTCCTCATTACCGGCGGCGCCGGTTTCCTGGGACGGGCCCTGGTCGGGGAGCTCCTCAAAAAAGACGGGGCCTCTCTTTCACCGGACCGCATCCGCATCCTTGACTCAAAGCCCCCTTCCTGGGACCATGACGGCCGGGTCATCTTCATGAAGGGCGACATCCGGTCGCCGGAGGACCTGGACCGCGCCTGCAGGGGCGTCGACCTCGTGTACCACTGTGCGGCGGCCATCGACTGGGGACAGCGTCCCCGCTCCTTCCTGTACGGCGTCAACGTCAATGGCACCGCCAATGTCATAGCAGCCACGGCCCGGTGCGGGGCCCGGGGCCTCGTGTACACCAGCACCATGGATGTCATCTACGACGGCGGCGCCATCGTCGACGGCGACGAAACCATCCCCTATCCGGCAAAATTCACCATGACCTACGCCGAGACCAAGGCCATAGCGGAGCAGGAGGTGCTCCGGGCCAACGGCATGGAGCGCCCTTCGGCGCCGCCCCTGAAGACCTGCGTGATACGGCCCTGCGGCATGTTCGGCGAAGCGGACCCGTACCATGTAAGCTCCTGCCTGAAAATGGCCCAGAGCGGCAGGCTCGCCTTCCGCATCGGCAGCGGCAGGGCCTTGTTCCAGCACGTGTACGTGGGGAACGTGGCACACGCCCACGTGCTGGCGGGGAAATCGCTCATGGAAAAGGACGGCGCCGCCTCGGGCAACGTATACTTCATCACGGACTTCAAGGCGAAAAATTTCTTCGATTACATGGAGCCGATACTGGAGGGAATAGGTTCCCCCATGCCGCCCCGGAGCCGGAGCGTGCCGATGCCGGTCATGTACGCACTGGGAGTGCTCTGCGAGGGCGCGTCGTGGCTCTGCAGGCCCTTTGTCCGCCTGGCGCCGGTGATCAGCAGGACCAGCGTGAACATGGTGTGCAAGGATTTCACATTCAAAAGCGAGAAGGCGGCCAGTGACCTTGGTTACCGCCCCCTCTACACCGAGGAGGAGGCCATCGCCAGGACCGTGTCGTACTTCAGGGCCAACGGCCCGGTCTGA
- a CDS encoding stage 0 sporulation protein, with translation MEISAVKLRNSYQIQYVDTNHLFVNQNALCVVETEHGIDIGNVFKCRKASNNAGVEVKGRLLRLTTQDDLKQIPEIAAIEKNAFDKCREKAKAKKLDMKLISVKCLFDRTKIIFYFVAENRIDFRELVRELASIFRTRIEMRQIGVRDEARLVGGYGPCGKQLCCVHQSEEFEPVSIKMAKEQNLNLNSLKISGMCGRLLCCLGYEYKLYKEINKDMPDPGAQIQAGDTTYTVTNVDTLKESIRMRHKDRTVEIFKGDLEINGKTYILKKEIVTKIENAEDDNHEEDTYSL, from the coding sequence ATGGAAATATCAGCGGTAAAACTGCGAAACAGCTATCAGATACAATACGTCGACACGAACCACCTCTTCGTTAACCAGAACGCGCTCTGCGTCGTCGAGACGGAGCACGGCATCGACATCGGCAACGTGTTCAAGTGCCGGAAAGCGTCAAACAACGCCGGCGTCGAGGTGAAGGGGAGGCTCCTGCGCCTTACGACCCAGGACGACCTGAAGCAGATCCCCGAGATCGCGGCCATCGAGAAGAACGCCTTCGACAAGTGCCGGGAAAAGGCTAAGGCCAAGAAGCTCGACATGAAGCTCATCTCGGTGAAGTGCCTCTTCGACCGCACGAAGATCATCTTCTATTTCGTGGCGGAGAACCGCATCGATTTCCGCGAGCTGGTGCGGGAGCTGGCCTCCATTTTCAGGACGCGCATCGAGATGCGGCAGATCGGCGTGCGCGACGAGGCGCGCCTGGTCGGGGGCTACGGCCCCTGCGGCAAGCAGCTCTGCTGCGTCCACCAGAGCGAGGAGTTCGAGCCGGTATCCATCAAGATGGCGAAGGAGCAGAACCTGAACCTGAACTCCCTGAAGATCTCCGGGATGTGCGGCCGCCTCCTCTGCTGCCTCGGGTACGAGTACAAGCTCTACAAGGAGATCAACAAGGACATGCCGGACCCGGGCGCACAGATCCAGGCGGGCGATACGACCTACACCGTCACCAACGTCGACACCCTGAAGGAGTCGATCCGCATGCGCCACAAGGACCGGACCGTGGAGATCTTCAAGGGCGATCTCGAGATCAACGGCAAGACCTACATCCTCAAGAAAGAGATCGTGACCAAGATAGAGAACGCCGAGGACGACAACCACGAAGAAGACACGTATTCGCTGTAA
- a CDS encoding Gfo/Idh/MocA family oxidoreductase produces MKKSDKTRIGLIGAGNICRVGHGPAIKADGRAYIAAISDPDHRNRSLFAKKYHVQGVYEDHRTMLENEELDAVVISSPPSLHAVHVEDSARKGLPILCEKPMATNLKDCRTILEAGKKQNVYILMGHCKRFEPGHQRIRELLMNNSLGRIFQISIFWYFFIPDFTAGPLGKIVQKLKKYGFDLVRDFGFWRYSDVRAGGGDFFDHAPHYLDIIRFYGMEIEQVSCETKRCYPESRPYEDLAVATFKLSNGAVLLYDKNVIRTGSPYGFERGYIYGEKGKIAFRAAHAYKKRRLKVGVYRLLNILHNHYYPVIFPYSRKKTMFYRQMKYFIDNVRHENTMKDGISGPWGATPEDSFLTIAWTLASYKSAREGIKITRDNLFREIESFQTDRPHDW; encoded by the coding sequence ATGAAAAAAAGCGATAAAACAAGAATAGGTCTTATCGGCGCGGGGAATATTTGCCGTGTGGGCCATGGTCCCGCCATCAAGGCTGATGGCCGGGCATATATCGCGGCCATCAGCGATCCCGATCACCGCAACAGAAGCCTGTTCGCAAAAAAGTACCATGTGCAGGGAGTTTACGAGGACCACCGCACAATGCTCGAAAATGAAGAGCTGGACGCAGTCGTCATATCGTCGCCGCCATCACTCCACGCGGTACATGTTGAAGACAGCGCCAGAAAAGGCCTTCCGATCCTGTGCGAGAAGCCGATGGCGACGAATCTGAAGGACTGCCGTACCATACTTGAAGCCGGCAAAAAACAAAACGTCTATATCCTCATGGGCCATTGCAAGCGATTTGAACCGGGACATCAGAGAATCAGGGAGCTCTTGATGAACAATTCCCTTGGAAGGATCTTCCAGATAAGTATCTTCTGGTACTTTTTCATTCCCGATTTCACTGCCGGCCCGCTTGGAAAGATCGTTCAGAAACTGAAAAAATATGGATTCGACCTGGTGCGGGACTTCGGCTTCTGGAGGTACAGCGATGTAAGGGCGGGCGGAGGCGATTTTTTTGATCACGCGCCGCACTATTTGGATATTATCCGGTTCTACGGAATGGAAATTGAACAGGTTTCATGCGAAACGAAACGATGCTATCCGGAATCGCGCCCGTATGAGGATCTGGCGGTGGCCACCTTCAAGCTTTCCAACGGCGCGGTGCTTCTTTATGATAAGAACGTCATCCGCACCGGAAGTCCTTATGGGTTTGAACGGGGATATATTTACGGAGAAAAGGGGAAGATCGCCTTCAGGGCCGCCCATGCGTACAAGAAGCGCCGCTTAAAGGTGGGCGTTTACCGGCTTCTAAACATCCTCCATAACCATTACTATCCGGTCATATTTCCTTACAGCAGGAAGAAAACCATGTTTTACCGGCAAATGAAGTACTTTATCGATAATGTGCGTCATGAGAATACGATGAAAGACGGCATCAGCGGCCCATGGGGCGCGACGCCGGAAGACTCTTTCCTCACCATCGCGTGGACCCTCGCGTCGTACAAGTCTGCCAGGGAAGGGATCAAGATTACGCGCGATAATCTGTTTCGTGAAATAGAATCGTTCCAGACCGATCGTCCCCACGACTGGTAA
- a CDS encoding alpha/beta hydrolase, translated as MLAILVLGYFWYTMGRPLYRPGMVRSGDNLRAPLDPPRQTGGAEYWLVEKDIRLYHFSSGQGKKVLVVHGGPGYPFEKPLAALKGLKYRFHYYDQRGCGRSTKPFDRFAGTNYFENMKTLERTLGLGAQVADIERIRRILNVEKLTLVGHSFGAFLSVLYAAEFPERVEALVLVSPATVLRLPSEYGDFYKRIGDLLPPAMQGDFGKFLEQYMDFRNIFSRSEGELSALNLEFMKYYGPAAKAAGMPLPAFRGPMGTNGWMTFGMFFSMGKEHDYRDALRNLSIPALVIHGGKDIQDEKGSREYCDILKNSKFVVIKDAGHFGFYDRPDEFAKLLGDFLDSVDAKK; from the coding sequence GTGCTGGCGATCCTCGTGCTCGGCTATTTCTGGTACACCATGGGAAGGCCCCTTTACAGGCCGGGCATGGTGCGGAGCGGCGATAACCTCCGCGCACCCCTGGATCCTCCAAGGCAGACCGGCGGGGCCGAGTACTGGCTGGTGGAGAAGGACATCAGGCTGTATCATTTCTCGTCCGGGCAGGGGAAAAAAGTCCTGGTGGTGCACGGCGGGCCGGGATATCCCTTTGAGAAGCCCCTCGCCGCGCTCAAGGGCCTGAAGTACCGCTTCCACTATTACGACCAGCGGGGTTGCGGCAGGTCCACGAAGCCCTTTGACAGGTTCGCAGGCACGAACTACTTCGAGAACATGAAGACGCTGGAGCGGACCCTGGGCCTGGGTGCCCAGGTGGCGGACATCGAGAGAATACGAAGGATATTGAACGTGGAGAAGCTCACATTGGTGGGCCATTCCTTCGGGGCCTTCCTGTCGGTGCTCTACGCCGCCGAGTTCCCGGAGAGGGTTGAGGCGCTGGTGCTGGTCTCGCCGGCCACGGTGCTCCGCCTCCCCTCGGAATATGGGGATTTCTACAAGCGGATCGGCGACCTGCTGCCGCCGGCCATGCAGGGGGACTTCGGGAAATTCCTGGAACAATATATGGACTTCAGGAATATATTCTCAAGGAGCGAGGGGGAACTGAGCGCCCTGAACCTGGAGTTCATGAAATACTACGGCCCCGCAGCGAAGGCCGCGGGCATGCCGCTTCCCGCATTCAGAGGCCCCATGGGGACCAACGGCTGGATGACCTTCGGCATGTTCTTCAGCATGGGGAAAGAACATGACTACCGGGATGCCCTGCGGAACCTGTCCATTCCCGCCTTGGTGATCCACGGAGGGAAGGACATCCAGGACGAGAAGGGGAGCCGGGAGTACTGCGACATCCTGAAGAACTCGAAATTCGTCGTGATAAAAGATGCCGGTCACTTCGGGTTTTACGACCGGCCCGACGAATTCGCGAAACTCCTGGGAGATTTCCTGGATTCGGTCGATGCGAAAAAGTAA
- a CDS encoding neutral/alkaline ceramidase → MRITKLIIALIVSMMVFSCQGDTGSKMKALFGISGSEQTAFTPVTPAASIQASVQSATQYIVGTGIYDVTGPAAELGMMGYSMVDQKTSGIHTRLRSRAYIIGDMNTNKRVVIVSADICMIFQSVKLKVTQMVRNDPELAPYYNEKNILLSGNHTHSGPGGYSHYATYNLSILGFDKQNFDAICNGIFSSIKRAHRNLEPGYIFVARGELNDCGWNRSINAYNSNPAAERARYGSSTDKTMTLLKIVSASTGNELGMINWFAVHPTSLGNTNTLISSDNKGLAEYYFEKMKNTDYSSSKTFTAAFAQTNSGDVSPNIYWGYPQGGESDFEHMEIIAQRQYNKAVELYNSATEALSGPIDFRHTWADFTSIAVDSAYAGASGYTTCYAAIGFPQIAGSTEDGKGVDLTHEGMAWGDGSWPSFTLVPGDQECQAEKIILLPAGRMTPYPWVPQTLPMQIIRIGNLALIAAPAEVTTMAGRRLRETVLTALNGSGINCAVISTHANTYTSYVTTREEYATQHYEGGSTQFGPYTLAAFQQIFNNLATAMKNGADVAPGTTPPDLGNVQNTLQTGVVFDDKPLFKSFGDVYSDASSSYTRGGTVSVTFWGGHPKNNLRIQDTFLNVERKNGSSWVTVANDWDPETRYMWKRDGVANSKVTIRWKIPANAATGQYRIRHFGNWKSGWTGAISSYTGTSRTFTVN, encoded by the coding sequence ATGAGAATTACAAAGCTAATCATTGCTCTTATTGTATCCATGATGGTTTTCTCCTGCCAGGGAGATACCGGTTCCAAGATGAAGGCGCTCTTCGGTATCAGCGGGAGCGAACAGACCGCTTTCACCCCGGTTACACCCGCGGCAAGCATCCAGGCCTCGGTGCAATCCGCGACGCAGTACATCGTCGGCACAGGCATATACGACGTGACCGGCCCAGCCGCAGAGCTCGGCATGATGGGATATTCCATGGTCGACCAGAAGACCTCCGGCATTCACACGCGGCTCCGGTCCAGGGCCTACATCATCGGCGACATGAACACGAACAAGCGGGTTGTTATCGTGAGCGCGGACATCTGCATGATATTCCAGTCCGTGAAGCTCAAGGTCACGCAGATGGTCAGGAATGACCCGGAACTCGCGCCTTATTATAATGAAAAAAACATCCTTCTTTCGGGGAACCACACCCACAGCGGCCCCGGCGGATATTCACACTATGCCACCTACAATCTTTCCATACTCGGGTTTGACAAGCAGAACTTCGACGCCATCTGCAACGGCATCTTCAGCTCCATAAAACGCGCGCATCGCAACCTGGAGCCAGGCTATATTTTCGTCGCCAGGGGCGAGCTCAACGACTGCGGCTGGAACCGCTCGATCAACGCATACAACAGCAATCCCGCCGCGGAACGCGCCCGCTACGGCTCCTCCACGGATAAGACCATGACCCTGCTCAAGATAGTCTCTGCGTCGACAGGCAACGAGCTCGGCATGATCAACTGGTTCGCGGTACACCCCACGAGCCTGGGCAATACCAACACCCTCATCTCCAGCGACAACAAAGGGCTCGCGGAATACTATTTCGAGAAAATGAAGAACACGGACTATTCATCCTCGAAGACCTTCACCGCGGCGTTTGCGCAGACGAACTCCGGGGACGTATCCCCCAACATCTACTGGGGATACCCCCAGGGCGGCGAATCGGATTTCGAACATATGGAGATCATCGCCCAGAGGCAGTACAACAAGGCAGTCGAGCTCTACAATTCGGCCACCGAGGCCCTGTCTGGCCCGATCGACTTTCGCCACACCTGGGCCGACTTCACCTCCATCGCAGTCGATTCAGCGTATGCCGGGGCCTCGGGATACACAACCTGCTATGCGGCCATCGGGTTCCCCCAGATCGCGGGAAGCACCGAGGACGGCAAGGGCGTCGACCTGACCCACGAGGGAATGGCCTGGGGCGACGGATCGTGGCCTTCGTTCACGCTCGTTCCCGGCGACCAGGAGTGCCAGGCCGAAAAGATCATCCTGCTCCCCGCGGGGAGGATGACCCCCTATCCCTGGGTGCCTCAGACCCTGCCGATGCAGATCATCCGCATCGGAAACCTGGCGCTCATCGCGGCGCCCGCCGAGGTTACGACCATGGCGGGGCGTCGTCTGCGCGAAACGGTTCTCACCGCGCTTAACGGCTCGGGCATAAACTGCGCGGTCATATCCACCCATGCCAATACCTACACCTCCTACGTCACCACGCGCGAGGAATACGCGACCCAGCACTACGAGGGAGGATCGACCCAGTTCGGTCCCTATACCCTCGCGGCGTTTCAGCAGATATTCAATAACCTGGCCACGGCCATGAAAAACGGCGCCGACGTGGCGCCGGGCACGACACCGCCGGACCTCGGCAACGTGCAGAACACCCTGCAGACGGGCGTGGTCTTCGACGACAAGCCGCTGTTCAAGAGCTTCGGCGACGTGTATTCAGACGCATCTTCATCGTACACCCGGGGCGGCACGGTCAGCGTGACATTCTGGGGCGGGCATCCCAAGAACAACCTGCGCATCCAGGACACCTTCCTGAATGTGGAGCGCAAGAACGGCTCGTCGTGGGTGACGGTCGCTAACGATTGGGACCCCGAGACCCGCTACATGTGGAAGCGCGACGGCGTGGCGAATTCCAAGGTCACTATCCGGTGGAAGATTCCGGCCAATGCGGCCACGGGGCAGTACCGGATCCGGCATTTCGGCAACTGGAAGTCGGGATGGACCGGGGCAATTTCATCCTATACCGGCACCTCGCGCACCTTCACGGTTAACTGA